GCTGGGCCCAGAAGCCCTTGGCCGAAAAGGACGGCCAGTACATCCGGCATCTTCCCACCATCTTCATGAAGGGCCAGGACTTCCGCAAGCTGCCGACCATCGCCAAACGCGCCTTCCGGGACGATTGGCCGAAGATCAAACCCAGGGTCGAATCGCCCAGTCTCAGGGTGGCCCTGTTTTCCGGCTGCGTGCAGGATTTCGTCTATCCGGAGCAGATGAAGGCCGCGGTCACGGTCATGGCCGCCCACGGCGGGGTCGGGCTGGATTTTCCCATGAAGCAGTCCTGCTGCGGCCTGCCCGTGGCCATGATGGGCGAGAAGCAGGCCGCCATCGACGTGGCCAGACAGAACGTCCTGGCCATGGACCCGGCCGGCTACGACTACATCGTGACCATGTGCGCCTCCTGCGCCTCCCATCTCAAGCACGGATACCCCAAGCTCCTGGAAGGCGAGACGGCCATGGCCGCCAAGGTCGGCCAGTTCGCCGACCGGGTCATCGACTTCAGTTCCTTTGTTCATGACGTGCTGGGCGTTTCATTCTTGAAGTTCGACAAGTCCGGCCAGAAGGTCGGGTACCACGCTCCGTGCCATCTCTGCCGGGGGCTGGATGTGCATCAGGCCCCTCGCGAACTCATCGGCCTGGTCCACGAGTATGTGCCCACGGACGAGGAGGAGGTCTGCTGCGGATTCGGCGGGTCCTATTCCATGAAGTTTCCGGCCATTTCCAAGACCCTGCTGGCCAAGAAGCTGGCCAATCTGGAGGCCGGCGGCGTGGAGACCGTGGTCACGGACTGCCCGGGCTGCGTCATGCAGATCCGCGGCGGCATGAAGGCTGCGGGCAAGCCGGTGGAGGTCAAGCACATCGCCGAACTGCTGGCCGAAAGGATGCGGTAGACGGCCGGTCTCCCTCCGGCCTTTCTGCATCGTTTCGGTCCCTGCACCGCCTGATCGAACCGTGACCGCGAAATTTCCAGGAATGGGCCTGTTCGGCGGATCCTATTTCAGGAAGTTCCCGGACATTTCCAAGACACTACTGGCCAAGAAGATGGCCAATCTGGAAGTCGGCGGAGTGGAGATCGTGGTCACGGACTGCCCGGGCTACGTCTTGCAGAACCGCGGCGGTATGGAGGTGGGTGGGCTAGTCGATGAAGGTCAAACACATCTGGTGACGACTGGGAGGCCACCCAATGATCGTGCTCAATACTCTTGTCTGGGTCGGCTAGGTCAAACAGCGAGGAGGTCGAAGCAGGTGTGCATGTCGGCTAGGCGACCGGCCTCGCCATCGGCCCTTGGTGGTGTCGGATATGATCGTCCCGTGTTTCAGAGGCCCCTGCTCCCTCGAACAACGGCCCAAGTATATCCCCGAGGCTTTCCCCCGGGACGCATTTTCCTCTGAATTCCAACACCTCCAAAACCCGCCCGTGGCCCAGGGCCACCAAGGTCTGGGCAAAGGCCTCCACGTCGGCTAGGTCGTGACTGACCATGACCATGGGCACGTTAAAGTGCTCCCGGATCCGGGCCAGCTCCTGACGCATTTTGGCCCGCAGGGGTTGATCCAGGGCCGCGAAGGGTTCGTCCAGAAGCAGGAGTTCCGGATTTGGGGCCAGGGCCCTGGCCAAGGCCGTGCGCTGGCGCTGGCCGCCAGAAATCTGGTGCGGAAGCCGGTCGGCCAGCGAAGCGATGCCGGTCAATTCCAATAGATCGTCCACCTTTCGGCGCTGTTCATTGCTAAGAGGCCTGAACGGCCGTTTCAGGCCGAAAGAGACATTTTCCCTGACCGTCAAATGGGGGAACAGGGCGTAGTCCTGGAAAACGAACCCCACTCGGCGTTGCCTGGCCGGGACGTTCACGTCCGCTCGGTGGTCCAGGAAGGTCCGTCCCTGGACAACGATCCGTCCGTCATCGGGTTTGAGCAGACCGGCCAGGGCCAGCAGGGTCAGGCTTTTGCCCGATCCGGACGGACCGAACAGGACAATGGAAGAAGAGGCGGCTGCGAAGTTTACGTCCAGGTTGAAGGACGTTCCGGCTCCGGAGAGTTGCGCGGCAACGCGACACTCCACGAACATGACTACTCCGGCTGGCTGAAACCGTATCCGGCCAGGATCTCCTGGCCCTGGTTCGAGAGGATGAACTGGACGAACTTGCGGCCGAGCTCCGGCTGCTTGCTGCGTTTGAGCGGCGCGATGGGATACGCCACGGGCTGGGACAGCTCGAGAGCGCCCACGACCTTGAGCTGGTCTCCAGCCCGTTTCGCTTCGGTGGCGAAAATGAAGCCG
This is a stretch of genomic DNA from Deltaproteobacteria bacterium. It encodes these proteins:
- a CDS encoding (Fe-S)-binding protein, which produces NECQSAPDGQKVMHVVFLDNGRSGLAKDKEFSQVLRCIRCGACANVCPVYRLVGGHTYGHVYIGAIGLIMTYFFHGRDKAKFLVQNCVNCGACKEVCAAGIDLPRLIKEIHARIQDEEGHPVQSKLLGMVLKNRTLFHTLLKNMRWAQKPLAEKDGQYIRHLPTIFMKGQDFRKLPTIAKRAFRDDWPKIKPRVESPSLRVALFSGCVQDFVYPEQMKAAVTVMAAHGGVGLDFPMKQSCCGLPVAMMGEKQAAIDVARQNVLAMDPAGYDYIVTMCASCASHLKHGYPKLLEGETAMAAKVGQFADRVIDFSSFVHDVLGVSFLKFDKSGQKVGYHAPCHLCRGLDVHQAPRELIGLVHEYVPTDEEEVCCGFGGSYSMKFPAISKTLLAKKLANLEAGGVETVVTDCPGCVMQIRGGMKAAGKPVEVKHIAELLAERMR
- a CDS encoding ATP-binding cassette domain-containing protein, coding for MFVECRVAAQLSGAGTSFNLDVNFAAASSSIVLFGPSGSGKSLTLLALAGLLKPDDGRIVVQGRTFLDHRADVNVPARQRRVGFVFQDYALFPHLTVRENVSFGLKRPFRPLSNEQRRKVDDLLELTGIASLADRLPHQISGGQRQRTALARALAPNPELLLLDEPFAALDQPLRAKMRQELARIREHFNVPMVMVSHDLADVEAFAQTLVALGHGRVLEVLEFRGKCVPGESLGDILGPLFEGAGASETRDDHIRHHQGPMARPVA